The genomic segment CAGAGAGAAAAAGCACGGTGGCGCGGAACAACGGAATGAGAGATTCAGAGATTGTTGATCCCAAATTTGCGGACTGTTTCTTTTGTACCCGTTAATAGCTTCCACTTCcaacttttgtaaatttcaagcaCTTTGTCTTGaacaaaaagagtaaagaggcTTTTGTAAATGACAATAGTACCCCTATAGTCGACGCGTGAGCTACTTTTTCAGTCAAAATTTGCATGCgagtgttttgtttgttgggtttggttggtgAAAACTGGCGGCTCCAACAACGCAACTTTCTTTGTCTTAATAGTTTTTGATTGGGCCCTTTTTAAGGCCcatttgttaatttatataaacgATGCGTTTTGTATTGCACTTGTTCTGCAAGGATGTATATTGATATTGATAGCGAGCGTGATCTTCACTGTAGTCTACAAAAGTCTAGAACCACCCGCCTACATCATCGACCCTTGTCGTTTAAGAAGTAGAACAAGTGTGAAATATCTCGTACAGATaggtaaaataaattaattttgaagctCTTCTTGTTCTTCGATTTCTTTCCTTGCTTTGTAGTTTGTTTGGTgaagacaaaatatatataaaaaaagggatGTTTAGGAATTGAAAAAAACATCAGttcgattttgtttgtttagcgGACACATAAGATTTAGGGTTTGGAATCCTTGTTTTAGGGTTCTTCGTTCCTGTTTGGCATTTGATCGAATACTTGGTGGGCTTATTTTATTGTGGAATTTGGTCTTAGTTTTGTAGTTCCCATCCAGAGATGCTTCCTTATTTCTAGTGTTCTGTGTTGCTCTGTGTTTTTACTTTGgttcaattttgtttatttgcagGTACAAACAACACTATGGAGACCCAGAATGATCAAACACCGAAACCGGCCATGACTTCATGTAGGAGGAAGGTGAAGGATGATGCCACTTTCTTTGAGGACGTGAAAGATCACATTGATGAGTTCATACATGCCTCAATGGCTGAACACAAGACCTGTTTCCAAAAAACCATCAGCAAGGTTCTTATTATATTAGCTTTTCTTGAATCTCTTTTCAGAAATTGGCATGGATTTGGCCTAGTATCTTGTTTTCTGTTTAGTACTAATTGCAGCTAGTTGTGTGTCAGACTCAGACATGTACTTACTCTTATAGgatatgattgattgatttcaGATGTTTGGATTATCAAAGGCTGTCGCAGAGAAGCAAGCTGAGGAGGCTAAGGGAGTCGAGAGTCAATTGCCTCTTCAGACGACAGTGTCCAAGTAAAAGACTATAAATGTTCTTTTCCAGCTGGGTTCCCTTGAAGATACCATGTCGttggtttttcttgtttaaCATCACATCAGGTTTCTTTGTATATCAACTTTGTCATGGTACGATGCATTTTAGCATCTCCGTTCAAAACCGCTAGTTTTGGTAGTTAGTTAGCTGCTGCTCTTGTGTTTCCAATATAGAATTTGTTCGAACGTAAAAATCTAATTGATCCGATAACGCTAACTGGAAAACGATGAAACCTTCAATGAGATTCAACAATAGATCAATACTTGGGTAAGTGGGTAGAACAATGAAAGCACCAAACTTAGGGGGACTCTTCCTCTAAAGCTTTACCTTTACACATCAAGAAGTTGGTACACGATCTAAAAGATCTCCGAATACGTGTTTGTACATGGTGTACCAATATACTGTAAAATGTTTCCCGACCTCGATATTCAAACACTTGAATTAAACAACAGGTAACATAGTAGCTATCAATC from the Camelina sativa cultivar DH55 chromosome 12, Cs, whole genome shotgun sequence genome contains:
- the LOC104729233 gene encoding uncharacterized protein LOC104729233 codes for the protein METQNDQTPKPAMTSCRRKVKDDATFFEDVKDHIDEFIHASMAEHKTCFQKTISKMFGLSKAVAEKQAEEAKGVESQLPLQTTVSK